One Saccharopolyspora erythraea NRRL 2338 genomic region harbors:
- a CDS encoding ABC transporter ATP-binding protein gives MATVAYEEVTRHYGGADRPAVDGLDLEIADGEFLVLVGPSGCGKSTSLRMLAGLEEVDSGAVRIGDRDVTGLSPKDRDIAMVFQNYALYPHMTVSQNMGFALKIAGTPEHEIRRRVADAAELLDLSGYLDRKPRALSGGQRQRVAMGRAIVREPRVFLMDEPLSNLDAKLRVSTRTQIAALQRRLGVTTVYVTHDQVEAMTMGDRVAVLDGGVLQQCAPPRELYERPANAFVAGFVGSPGMNLLRCALTDVGARLGDVEVPLPRATRTAAAGDGEVVIGFRPEAVRPGTVDDGFEVAVDLVEQLGPDAYVHCTTAHEPTGIIARADPGDAPEKGRKIRLHVQPEHVHAFSASTGERLPA, from the coding sequence ATGGCGACCGTCGCCTACGAAGAGGTGACGCGGCACTACGGTGGCGCGGACCGTCCCGCCGTGGACGGGCTCGACCTGGAGATCGCCGACGGCGAGTTCCTGGTGCTGGTGGGCCCGTCCGGATGCGGCAAGTCCACCAGCCTGCGAATGCTGGCCGGTCTGGAGGAGGTCGACTCCGGCGCGGTCCGCATCGGCGACCGCGACGTCACCGGACTGTCCCCGAAGGACCGCGACATCGCGATGGTGTTCCAGAACTACGCGCTCTACCCGCACATGACCGTGTCCCAGAACATGGGTTTCGCGCTGAAGATCGCCGGAACGCCCGAGCACGAGATCCGGCGCCGGGTCGCCGACGCCGCCGAGCTGCTGGACCTCAGCGGCTACCTGGACCGCAAGCCCAGGGCGCTCTCCGGCGGCCAGCGGCAGCGGGTCGCGATGGGACGCGCCATCGTGCGGGAACCGCGGGTGTTCCTGATGGACGAGCCGCTGTCCAACCTGGACGCCAAGCTGCGGGTGTCCACCCGCACGCAGATCGCCGCGCTGCAACGGCGTTTGGGCGTCACCACGGTCTACGTCACCCACGACCAGGTGGAGGCCATGACCATGGGCGACCGGGTGGCGGTGCTGGACGGGGGCGTGCTCCAGCAGTGCGCTCCCCCGCGCGAGCTGTACGAGCGCCCGGCCAACGCGTTCGTGGCGGGATTCGTCGGCTCCCCCGGCATGAACCTCCTCCGCTGCGCGCTGACCGATGTGGGCGCTCGCCTCGGCGACGTCGAGGTGCCGCTGCCCAGGGCGACCCGGACCGCCGCGGCCGGTGATGGCGAGGTCGTCATCGGCTTCCGGCCCGAAGCGGTCCGCCCCGGGACGGTGGACGACGGGTTCGAGGTGGCGGTCGACCTCGTCGAGCAGCTCGGCCCGGACGCCTACGTGCACTGCACCACCGCCCACGAGCCCACCGGGATCATCGCGCGCGCGGACCCCGGCGACGCACCGGAGAAGGGCCGCAAGATCCGGCTGCACGTCCAGCCCGAGCACGTCCACGCGTTCTCCGCGTCCACCGGGGAACGGCTGCCCGCCTGA
- a CDS encoding FAD-binding oxidoreductase, protein MALPKKDADALASIVGAEHVRVEPGELAPYARDATPLFHAEPDAVVFPATTAEVAEVLELATERGIPVTPRGAGTNLCAATVAERGGIVLVLTRLNRILEISREELLARVEPGVTTARLADAAGARGLLYAPDPGSRTASTVGGNVATCAGGLRGLKYGVTRNYVLGLTAVLPTGEVVRTGGRLWKDVAGYDLTRLLTGSEGTLAVITEVTVALLPAPAGSGTGVAYFDSLADACRAVTAVISAGLVPATLEFLDQKCVAAVEEFAALGLRTDAGALLLFGDDGTDDVVAGNLARMAEVCTSAGALEVTLAEDVARSEALLAARRCSLPALSRLNSLTILEDATVPRPKLAEMVDRIDAIAARHELMIATFGHAGDGNLHPTCVLDPDDAGAVDRAHKAFAEIFAAAVELGGTITGEHGVGAAKLPYLADRIGPEQVALLRRIKSAFDPARILNPGKLGS, encoded by the coding sequence ATGGCGCTGCCGAAGAAGGACGCCGACGCGCTGGCGTCCATCGTCGGGGCCGAGCACGTGCGCGTCGAGCCGGGAGAGCTGGCGCCCTACGCGCGCGACGCCACGCCGCTGTTCCACGCCGAACCCGACGCTGTCGTCTTCCCCGCCACGACGGCGGAAGTCGCCGAGGTGCTCGAGCTCGCGACCGAGCGCGGCATCCCGGTGACACCGCGCGGTGCCGGGACCAACCTCTGCGCCGCCACCGTCGCCGAGCGCGGCGGCATCGTGCTCGTGCTCACCCGCCTGAACCGGATCCTGGAGATCAGCCGGGAAGAACTGCTGGCGCGCGTCGAGCCGGGTGTGACCACCGCCCGGCTCGCCGACGCGGCGGGCGCGCGAGGTCTGCTCTACGCCCCCGACCCGGGCAGCCGCACCGCGTCCACAGTGGGCGGCAACGTCGCGACCTGCGCCGGCGGCCTGCGCGGGCTGAAGTACGGCGTCACCCGCAACTACGTCCTCGGCCTCACCGCCGTGCTGCCGACCGGCGAGGTCGTCCGCACCGGAGGACGGCTGTGGAAGGACGTGGCGGGCTACGACCTGACCCGCCTGCTCACCGGATCGGAAGGCACGCTCGCGGTGATCACCGAGGTCACCGTGGCGCTGCTGCCCGCCCCGGCGGGCAGCGGGACCGGAGTGGCCTACTTCGACTCGCTCGCCGACGCCTGCCGGGCCGTCACCGCCGTCATCTCGGCGGGTCTGGTGCCCGCGACGCTGGAGTTCCTCGACCAGAAGTGCGTTGCCGCCGTGGAGGAGTTCGCCGCGCTCGGCCTGCGCACGGACGCGGGAGCGCTGCTGCTGTTCGGTGACGACGGCACCGACGACGTGGTGGCGGGCAACCTGGCGCGGATGGCCGAGGTATGCACGTCGGCAGGTGCGCTGGAGGTGACGCTGGCCGAGGACGTCGCGCGGTCCGAGGCCCTGCTGGCTGCCCGCCGCTGCTCGCTGCCCGCGCTGTCGCGGCTGAACTCGCTGACCATCCTGGAGGACGCGACCGTGCCCCGGCCGAAGCTGGCCGAGATGGTCGACCGCATCGACGCGATCGCGGCCCGCCACGAGCTGATGATCGCGACCTTCGGCCACGCCGGGGACGGAAACCTGCACCCGACCTGCGTGCTGGACCCCGACGACGCCGGTGCCGTCGACCGCGCGCACAAGGCGTTCGCCGAGATCTTCGCCGCCGCGGTGGAGCTGGGCGGCACCATCACCGGCGAGCACGGCGTCGGCGCCGCGAAGCTGCCCTACCTCGCCGACCGCATCGGTCCCGAGCAAGTGGCGCTGCTGCGGCGGATCAAGAGCGCGTTCGACCCCGCCCGCATCCTCAACCCCGGAAAGCTGGGATCTTGA
- a CDS encoding L-lactate permease has product MQVYEQNYAPFWDSLGWSALFAALPLLTLFALLGGLRWKAWKASLVALAVSLAVALAVYGMPLGQAVLAGTEGAAFGFMPILWIVLNAIWIYKLTELTGWDDVLRRAFGTLSGDQRVQAVIIAFCFGALLEALAGFGTPVAVSAAMLIALGLQPIKAAGVALVANTAPVAFGAIGVPITTLGEITGLDPAEVGAVVGRQTPVLAAVVPLVLVFMVDGRRGLRQTWPVALATGVAFGVAQFVSANYISYQIADIIAAFAGALAAIVVLRVWQPQKHTALVSSGGGGDAAAGEPAAERPSRGSALLSFAPYLIVVVLFAITTSGPVSDWLADHATWKWQWPGLHVVDSAGEALSATAFKFELLNGGTVLLLVGVLTAVLYRVGPMRALRAYGATFAQFRWTILTVMAVLALAYVMNFSGQTITLGLFLAQAGSVFALLSPVVGWLGVAVTGSDTSSNSLFGLLQLTAAQQTGLSAQLLAAGNSSGGVLGKMVSPQNLAIAAAVVGIEGREGELFRRVVGWSLGLLVLICLLVYLQSTPVLGWMVS; this is encoded by the coding sequence ATGCAGGTCTACGAGCAGAACTACGCCCCGTTCTGGGATTCCCTCGGATGGAGCGCGCTGTTCGCGGCATTACCCCTCCTGACGCTGTTCGCGCTGCTCGGCGGCCTGCGGTGGAAGGCGTGGAAGGCTTCCCTGGTCGCGCTCGCGGTGTCGCTGGCGGTCGCGCTCGCCGTCTACGGCATGCCGCTCGGGCAGGCCGTGCTGGCCGGCACCGAGGGGGCGGCGTTCGGCTTCATGCCGATCCTGTGGATCGTGCTCAACGCCATCTGGATCTACAAGCTCACCGAGCTGACCGGGTGGGACGACGTGCTGCGCCGAGCCTTCGGCACGCTCTCCGGCGACCAGCGCGTCCAGGCGGTGATCATCGCGTTCTGCTTCGGTGCGCTGCTGGAGGCGCTGGCCGGCTTCGGCACCCCGGTCGCGGTGTCGGCGGCCATGCTGATCGCCCTCGGCCTCCAGCCGATCAAGGCCGCCGGCGTCGCCCTGGTGGCCAACACCGCACCGGTCGCCTTCGGCGCGATCGGCGTGCCGATCACGACCCTCGGCGAGATCACGGGCCTGGACCCGGCGGAGGTGGGTGCGGTGGTCGGCCGCCAGACGCCGGTGCTGGCCGCCGTCGTACCGCTGGTCCTGGTGTTCATGGTCGACGGGCGCCGCGGCCTGCGCCAGACCTGGCCCGTCGCGCTCGCGACCGGCGTGGCCTTCGGCGTCGCCCAGTTCGTGAGCGCGAACTACATCTCCTACCAGATCGCCGACATCATCGCCGCCTTCGCGGGCGCGCTCGCCGCGATCGTGGTGCTGCGGGTGTGGCAGCCGCAGAAGCACACCGCGCTGGTCTCCTCCGGCGGGGGCGGGGACGCGGCCGCCGGCGAGCCGGCGGCCGAGCGCCCCTCGCGGGGCTCGGCCCTGCTGTCCTTCGCGCCTTACCTGATCGTGGTCGTGCTGTTCGCCATCACGACTTCCGGGCCGGTGTCGGACTGGCTGGCCGACCACGCGACCTGGAAGTGGCAGTGGCCGGGCCTGCACGTGGTGGACAGCGCAGGAGAAGCCCTGTCGGCTACCGCCTTCAAGTTCGAGCTGCTCAACGGCGGGACCGTCCTGCTGCTCGTCGGTGTGCTCACCGCGGTGCTCTACCGCGTCGGCCCGATGCGGGCGCTGCGCGCGTACGGGGCGACTTTCGCGCAGTTCCGCTGGACGATCCTCACCGTGATGGCCGTGCTCGCGCTGGCCTACGTCATGAACTTCTCCGGGCAGACCATCACCCTCGGACTCTTCCTGGCCCAGGCGGGCAGCGTGTTCGCGCTGCTGTCGCCGGTGGTCGGCTGGCTCGGCGTGGCCGTCACCGGATCCGACACCTCGTCGAACTCGCTGTTCGGCCTGCTCCAGCTCACCGCCGCGCAGCAGACGGGGCTCTCGGCGCAGCTGCTGGCCGCGGGGAACAGCTCCGGCGGCGTGCTCGGCAAGATGGTCTCGCCGCAGAACCTGGCGATCGCCGCGGCCGTGGTGGGGATCGAGGGCCGCGAAGGCGAGCTGTTCCGCCGGGTCGTCGGCTGGAGCCTGGGCCTGCTCGTCCTGATCTGCCTGCTCGTCTACCTGCAGTCCACGCCGGTCCTGGGTTGGATGGTGAGCTGA
- a CDS encoding carbohydrate ABC transporter permease, translated as MTTGTATRTSGGVRRQDGRRRERRERTLTAATTRLAGILLSPTLLVLGLVVFYPLLSALRQSFFTENDELDAEGFVVEGEKFNGLGHYFDAIAGEGAPRFWNAVWNTTMFTTTTVVLEVVLGMAMALVMHRAFRGRALVRASILVPWAIPTAVSGLLWRWIFAPDGIANEVLGQQVVWSADGPQAQLAVIIAEVWKTAPFVGLLTLAGLQVIPGEVYEAAVVDGAGGWRRFLHITLPLVKPALLVAVLFRVLDALRMFDLPFVLVGQQKQSVETLSMLAWQEATNVRYGAAAAYATIMFLYVALVAFALVRLLGTDVVGEARSQLRSRRVRSREAVVA; from the coding sequence ATGACGACCGGTACCGCCACCCGCACCTCGGGCGGCGTGCGGCGGCAGGACGGCAGGCGGCGGGAACGGCGCGAACGCACGCTCACGGCCGCGACGACGCGGCTGGCGGGCATCCTGCTCTCGCCCACGCTGCTGGTCCTCGGCCTGGTGGTGTTCTACCCGCTGCTTTCGGCGCTGCGCCAGTCCTTCTTCACCGAGAACGACGAGCTCGACGCCGAGGGCTTCGTCGTCGAAGGCGAGAAGTTCAACGGGCTCGGCCACTACTTCGACGCCATCGCGGGTGAGGGTGCGCCGAGGTTCTGGAACGCGGTGTGGAACACGACGATGTTCACAACCACCACGGTCGTGCTGGAAGTGGTCCTGGGTATGGCGATGGCGCTGGTCATGCACCGCGCCTTCCGGGGACGGGCGCTGGTACGCGCCAGCATCCTGGTTCCCTGGGCGATCCCGACCGCGGTGTCCGGCCTGCTCTGGCGGTGGATCTTCGCGCCGGACGGGATTGCCAACGAGGTTCTGGGCCAGCAGGTCGTCTGGAGCGCCGACGGACCGCAGGCGCAGCTCGCGGTGATCATCGCCGAGGTGTGGAAGACCGCGCCGTTCGTCGGGCTGCTGACCTTGGCGGGGCTGCAGGTGATCCCCGGCGAGGTCTACGAGGCCGCCGTGGTGGACGGAGCGGGCGGCTGGCGCCGGTTCCTGCACATCACGCTGCCGCTGGTGAAACCGGCACTGCTGGTCGCGGTGCTGTTCCGGGTGCTGGACGCGCTGCGCATGTTCGACCTGCCCTTCGTCCTGGTAGGACAGCAGAAGCAGTCGGTGGAGACGCTGTCGATGCTCGCCTGGCAGGAGGCGACCAACGTCCGCTACGGCGCGGCCGCGGCCTACGCCACGATCATGTTCCTCTACGTCGCGCTGGTGGCCTTCGCCCTCGTCCGGCTGCTGGGCACCGACGTCGTCGGGGAGGCGCGCTCGCAGCTGCGCTCCCGGCGGGTCCGCTCCCGCGAGGCGGTGGTCGCATGA
- a CDS encoding GntR family transcriptional regulator codes for MARRAFTTLSTVSVVDALVASLRDRVLDGQIQAGTTLAENEVAAEYGVSRPTAKSAISTLVYQGLLQREANKPATVPRLGIGDINDLFLVRTPLELEVVRGLTGVDGGVLEEAERAVADLDRLRPSASHSTFVEADLRFHQILVDAIGSPRLSRLYRTIQGEIHLCMVQTRLTLGRERIATEHRAVLDALRDGEAEAAVRCMREHLDGAHDSLRRHFSAAG; via the coding sequence ATGGCGCGGCGGGCGTTCACCACGCTGTCCACGGTCTCGGTCGTGGACGCCCTGGTGGCCTCCCTGCGCGACCGGGTCCTGGACGGCCAGATCCAGGCGGGCACCACGCTGGCCGAGAACGAGGTCGCCGCCGAGTACGGCGTCTCGCGACCCACCGCCAAGAGCGCGATCTCCACGTTGGTCTACCAGGGACTGCTGCAGCGCGAGGCCAACAAGCCCGCGACCGTGCCGCGGCTGGGGATCGGCGACATCAACGACCTCTTCCTCGTGCGCACCCCGCTGGAGCTGGAGGTCGTGCGGGGGCTGACCGGGGTGGACGGCGGCGTGCTGGAGGAGGCCGAGCGCGCGGTGGCCGACCTCGACCGCCTGCGGCCGTCGGCGTCGCACAGCACGTTCGTCGAGGCCGACCTGCGGTTCCACCAGATCCTGGTCGACGCGATCGGCAGCCCCCGGCTCAGCAGGCTCTACCGGACGATCCAGGGCGAGATCCACCTCTGCATGGTCCAGACGCGCCTGACGCTGGGCCGCGAGCGCATCGCCACCGAGCACCGCGCGGTGCTGGACGCGCTGCGCGACGGCGAGGCCGAGGCGGCCGTGCGGTGCATGCGCGAGCACCTCGACGGCGCGCACGACTCGCTGCGGCGCCACTTCAGCGCGGCCGGCTGA
- a CDS encoding carbohydrate ABC transporter permease, whose protein sequence is MSAPRPDRRHSRSAAWKRWLPTAGIAAIVIYCLAPFYWMVVTAFRRPSDQFDNFPVPRVWSFESFLAVFEPGTGFGRALLNSLVVAGCTTLLTLVVGVSAAYALARLEFRGKSLVLALIIACSMFPGISLVVPLLGLFTELGWINSYQSMIAPSMSFALPLAVWNLTTFFRQMPVELEQAAMIDGCTPAQAFRRVIVPLAAPGVFTTAILTFIMSWNEFIIALSVVNEQDMQTVTVAISKFTGAQGFEQPFGTQMAAGVVVTVPLVVAVLLFQRRIVAGLTAGGVK, encoded by the coding sequence ATGAGCGCGCCGCGGCCCGACCGCAGGCACTCGCGGAGTGCCGCGTGGAAGCGCTGGCTGCCCACCGCGGGCATCGCCGCCATCGTGATCTACTGCCTGGCCCCCTTCTACTGGATGGTGGTCACCGCGTTTCGGCGGCCGTCGGACCAGTTCGACAACTTCCCGGTGCCGCGCGTCTGGTCGTTCGAGAGCTTCCTCGCGGTGTTCGAGCCCGGCACCGGCTTCGGGCGCGCACTGCTCAACAGCCTCGTCGTGGCCGGATGCACAACGCTGCTGACACTGGTCGTCGGGGTCTCGGCGGCCTACGCGCTGGCACGGCTGGAGTTCCGCGGGAAGTCGCTGGTTCTGGCCCTGATCATCGCGTGCAGCATGTTCCCCGGCATCTCGCTGGTGGTCCCGCTGCTCGGGCTGTTCACCGAACTGGGCTGGATCAACAGCTACCAGTCGATGATCGCGCCGAGCATGTCCTTCGCGCTGCCACTGGCGGTGTGGAACCTGACGACGTTCTTCCGGCAGATGCCGGTGGAGCTCGAGCAGGCGGCCATGATCGACGGCTGCACACCGGCGCAGGCGTTCCGCAGGGTCATCGTGCCGCTGGCCGCTCCGGGCGTGTTCACCACCGCCATCCTCACCTTCATCATGTCCTGGAACGAGTTCATCATCGCGCTGTCGGTGGTCAACGAGCAGGACATGCAGACGGTCACCGTCGCGATCTCCAAGTTCACCGGCGCGCAGGGTTTCGAGCAGCCCTTCGGCACCCAGATGGCCGCCGGCGTCGTGGTCACCGTCCCGCTCGTGGTCGCAGTGCTCCTCTTCCAGCGCCGAATCGTCGCGGGCCTCACCGCGGGCGGCGTCAAGTAA
- a CDS encoding glycoside hydrolase family 13 protein encodes MQQPQTVPTGEATAPWWRDAVIYQVYIRSFADGDGDGMGDIAGIRSRLPYLRDLGVDAIWINPWYVSPQADAGYDVADFRDIDPRFGTLADAERLIEEAHRHGIRVIPDIVPNHTSDQHEWFRAALAAGPGSPERQRYVFRPGRGPGGEQPPNNWISNFGGPAWTRVAEPDGSPGEWYLHLFAPQQPDLNWANPQVREEFESILRFWFDRGVDGFRIDVAHGLVKDPELPDALAPQGSGYVYPDGEHPHWDRDEVHEIYRGWRRIADSYPGERKFVAEAWTDTPHRLAHYVREGGLHTAFNFDFLQCPWDAARLREVVDRTTATLGGVGAPATWVLSNHDVVRHVTRYGRPPVDWRPGMLFRPHGSLDLELGTRRARAAALLMLSLPGGAYVYQGEELGLPEVEDLPEELLQDPTWERSGRTERGRDGCRVPIPWSGLRPPFGFSADGGPAQPWLPQPESWKDLTAQAQQGDPNSMLELYRSALRIRREHPALGEGDLHWEDTGEGVLSFRRTPGFRCVTNVSGQPAQLPPHNGVLLASGALDDGLLPPDTTVWLQV; translated from the coding sequence ATGCAGCAGCCCCAGACCGTTCCCACCGGCGAGGCCACCGCGCCGTGGTGGCGCGACGCGGTGATCTACCAGGTCTACATCCGCAGCTTCGCCGACGGCGACGGCGACGGGATGGGCGACATCGCGGGCATCCGGTCCCGGTTGCCGTACCTGCGCGATCTCGGCGTCGACGCGATCTGGATCAACCCGTGGTACGTCTCGCCCCAGGCCGACGCGGGCTACGACGTCGCCGACTTCCGCGACATCGACCCCCGCTTCGGCACCCTGGCCGACGCCGAGCGGCTCATCGAGGAGGCCCACCGGCACGGCATCCGGGTCATCCCCGACATCGTCCCCAACCACACCTCCGACCAGCACGAGTGGTTCCGGGCGGCGCTGGCCGCGGGCCCCGGCAGCCCCGAGCGGCAGCGCTACGTCTTCCGCCCCGGTCGCGGACCCGGCGGTGAGCAGCCGCCGAACAACTGGATCTCCAACTTCGGCGGGCCCGCGTGGACGCGGGTGGCCGAGCCCGACGGCAGCCCCGGCGAGTGGTACCTGCACCTGTTCGCCCCGCAGCAGCCGGACCTGAACTGGGCGAATCCGCAGGTGCGCGAGGAGTTCGAGTCGATCCTGCGGTTCTGGTTCGACCGCGGCGTCGACGGGTTCCGCATCGACGTGGCGCACGGGCTGGTCAAGGACCCCGAGCTGCCGGACGCGCTGGCCCCGCAGGGCTCCGGCTACGTCTACCCCGACGGCGAGCACCCGCACTGGGACCGCGACGAGGTGCACGAGATCTACCGCGGCTGGCGGCGCATCGCCGACTCCTATCCCGGAGAACGCAAGTTCGTCGCCGAGGCGTGGACCGACACCCCGCACCGGCTGGCCCACTACGTGCGCGAGGGCGGCCTGCACACCGCCTTCAACTTCGACTTCCTGCAATGCCCCTGGGACGCCGCCCGGCTGCGCGAAGTCGTCGACCGCACGACCGCCACCCTGGGCGGCGTCGGCGCCCCCGCGACCTGGGTGCTGTCCAATCACGACGTCGTCCGCCACGTCACGCGCTACGGGCGTCCGCCGGTGGACTGGCGACCCGGGATGCTCTTCCGGCCGCACGGGTCGCTCGACCTGGAGCTCGGCACGCGGCGGGCGCGGGCGGCCGCGCTGCTGATGCTCTCGTTGCCCGGTGGCGCCTACGTCTACCAGGGCGAGGAGCTCGGGCTGCCGGAAGTCGAGGACCTGCCCGAGGAACTGCTGCAGGACCCGACGTGGGAGCGGTCCGGGCGCACCGAGCGGGGCCGGGACGGTTGCCGGGTGCCGATCCCGTGGTCGGGCCTGCGTCCGCCGTTCGGTTTCAGCGCGGACGGCGGTCCGGCGCAGCCGTGGCTTCCGCAGCCGGAGTCGTGGAAGGACCTCACCGCACAGGCCCAGCAGGGCGACCCGAACTCAATGCTCGAGCTCTACCGCTCGGCGCTGCGCATCCGCCGCGAGCACCCCGCTCTCGGCGAGGGCGACCTGCACTGGGAGGACACCGGAGAAGGGGTGCTGTCGTTCCGGCGGACGCCCGGATTCCGCTGCGTCACCAACGTCTCCGGCCAACCCGCGCAGTTGCCGCCGCACAACGGTGTCCTGCTCGCCAGCGGAGCGCTGGACGACGGGCTGCTGCCGCCGGACACCACGGTCTGGCTCCAGGTCTGA